A segment of the Zingiber officinale cultivar Zhangliang chromosome 8B, Zo_v1.1, whole genome shotgun sequence genome:
aaaaaaaataagagtatTTTTCTTTGCCTTAAAATGATTACATATATAAAAATTACCACTAAAAAGGTCAATGCCACATGATCAGAACTTCAAAGTAATATACAGGCAATGAGTGTACTAAAGTTGTCCATCAAAAAGATTCGACTACATAAGCATCCATTGATCATACTAAAGGCAGCAACCAAAACCATTGTGTCCCTCGATACATGACATTGAtcaaacacacacacacaaataataataataataataataataatgcctGCAAAAATGAAACAGCATGATACATGTATCAACAGAATGCTGTTCGCGCAGATCAGGGCTTGAGAAATTGGAAGCAGCTAATGAAGAAGCCTAAAAAAGTCTTACAGAGTTGGCGAACTGCATGAACACAGGCTGATCGCATCTGGAGGCATTGAGAAGAAGGTAGAATGCAGATGTGCTTGAGAACAGATAAAAACTGCAAGAAAATGGCTCATTAAACTCTGTATGCAACATAGAGAAGTTCACTTTCTTAATAATTCTCACGCAAGTACTATCTTGGATGACTGAGTTTATGCATATAGCGACAGAGAttcacacttttttttttctctttggaATATTGATGAGTTTACATCATGCCAAACCAGAAAATAGCAAAATGTATAACTAATGTATCATACtaatccctttccctttctttcgATATGATCACTAATTAAAAGTTTCAACATTATGTACTGCAGATTGGTTGTGTTCTCCTTGATGTCAATAAGAGAATAACTTGAGGTTATCGTCCCCAAGTTGATCATCTACATTGGTTTAGCAAGTTCTTCATTGAGCATATGAAAGATTAAAATTTAGGTTTCTGCTGCATTGAAGCTATACTGCAGATTAGTGGCAACCAAAATGGAATCTAAGGCCTTAAGAAAAAAAGGTGCAGAAAAGGTACTGGGAGACCTACTAAGTTAGTAGATATTTGGGAACAAAAAGGTACACACTTCAAAAATAATACAATACCTGATGTCTCCATGAAGTCTAGAGAAAGGCTTCACAAGTTGCCTTGTTGTGACCTGCTATTTTGCACCTGCTGCAGAGTCGAAGAGCAGTGTTAATCTTGTTGGGATTAAATCGCTTTCTCCTTGGCCTTCCTGGTGGACGACGTGTAGGGGGAGGGTATGAACTTGCACCAGAAAAGAAATCTATGCTTTCAATATTTGGTATCACATGGATAGATTCTGAATAAGCCAATTGGTAGCATTCGATTCTGAAATATCTTAAACAATAGTCGTAAACATTTTTTTCAACCCGATTAAAGGCTGCAATGGCATGTAGACAAGGAAGACCAGAAATCTGCCACCTCTTGCAAGTGCATTCCCAACTTCCAATGTTGACAACAAATATAGAATTGCCACGAACCTCAAACACAGTGTCGGAAGAGCATAATACATTTAGCTTTCGAGCCTTCACCATCTCCTTTTGCAATTTTTGCTCCATAACTGGTGTTAAAGGGCCTGCCCATGTATTGCATGTTGCACGCCTTTCTTCTATAATCTCTCCTAACTTGCCTATTATTGCATCAAACATATGAACCACTGATGATTCTCTCTTTGCAGGTATCCAATTAATAAATGAATCAACAATGTTTGACGAGAAATGATCATATCTAAAACCTTTGAAAATGGCATCAGACCAATTTTCTGGTTTACTAGCCAGAACCCACTCAGCAGCTTCTGGTGAAACATTTCTTATGCTCTCAATAGAAGCATTAAAATCCTCGATACTGCAGGCTTGTGCAGCGCGGGTAAAATCTCCAATCATTGCATCTTTCACTTGTGAAGACCATGGACTCTTCCTCAGTTCATTTTTAAATTCCTCTAAAAGGTGATGCAAACAATAACTGTGATGGCAATTATCCTCAAATACTCGAGGTATGGCCTCATCCAAACCCTTCTGCCTGTTTGACACAAAGGTAATTGTTCGAGAGGTAGTTACAGCATATTTCAACTGTACTAGAAACCAAAACCAACTATCATAATGCTCATCCTCTACTACAGCAAAGGCAACAGGAAAGACTGCATCATTTCCATCAACTGACGCAGCAACCAATAACTTGTGTTGATTGGTTGCTTTCAAAGGAATCCTATCAAGAAAAAGGAGAGGCCGACAACCATGCTCAAAGCCATGAAGGGAAGCATGAAATGACACAAAAAACCGACGGAACTTTGAATCAAGTGAAGTAGATAGCAAGGCAACACTGCCTGGGTTGGTTTCCAATATTCTTTCAGCAAACCAAGGCAGTTGGCTGTATGTCTCTTTCATAGAATCATAAAGCTCCTTCTGCGCTACTTCTCTTCCTCGCCAAACCTGAGAGTAGGTTAAATTCACACCAAAATCTTCATATATCTCTCTTACAAGATCTTTGGGCTTTGACTGGGGACTGCAATGTAACCTTTCCTTGATAATTTTGGTGAGCCACTGCCGTGTTGCCTTTCTCTGACCATTTCCTCCATCGCAGGTATGAACATCAGTCATTTTTTTGATGATGAACTTCAACTTACTTGATGTTTCTGAAGCATGAATACGCCATGGACAAGTTTCTTCAGCGCATTTTACCGTCACTCTACTGGATTCATTCTTAACAAATTTATATGCAAAACCTTTACCAATAGCATAATTACACAATTGAGATCGAAAGTCCTTGGCATTATCAAATTCCTGTCCCACTCCGCTTATGATCGTGTCCCAGTGGGAGCCTGAATTTATAGGTCTGACATCTTCAGTAGTGACTAGAGATGTAAAAAGAGGTGTACTTGGATCAACCAATATGTTGCCAGTTGCCCTACAAATCACAGCTCATCAGAACTAACTATGATTTTAGATATCATTCATTTACATGTATTTCATATATCCACTCAGGGAAGTACCTTTCATCAACAATGTCACAATTCATGATCCTTAGCCTGGAATTATCCATAGTAGCAGTGGGCGAAACAATTGGAATAAGAAAACCGTCAGCATTTATCCTAGACAATTGTGaccaataaaaataatagtaacTGAATATATCATAAGAAGTTACATTTGCAATGGATCATATCAATTGCAAGGAAGATCGTTAAGATACAAAATGAAGTTATGTAATGGGTAAAACTTACAAATCAATGTCCTGTTAGGCGCTTTTAACAAGTAGATGAAGATAAAGATGGAACTCAGCAAATGGATTTATAGAGAATATTTTCTAGGAGGTAATCAATGAAATAACCGGCCATGGATTGTAGATATAGATGCTTTAAATGAAACATATGAGGGCCTGAGGCCATTCATTATCTTTCCAACTTAATATACACATTTACATTTGCTAAACAGAATTTACTCTTACATAAGAAGGcccaatttcaatcaacaattaatcaCCTTGTTAAGAAGAACACAGTTATACATGTGTCAACTTCTAGAATTAAACAAATAGATCTTATGACAGTTTACCACATTTTAGCATGTCCCTTCTGGTGCTTCCCTATTGAACTACTTTAACATATCTTCAAAGACATCCATTATAGAAGTGAAGTTAGGTTGCGGTGAATGTCAGGTGATAACATTATCAACCATAGGCAAGTAAAATGATCAAAAAATgatataattaatttgaaaattatcagTCATATAGTtttgcaaagaactaaatagAAGGATAGATTTATGCAGTCAAACTCAAATAGTAGGTACTTGGGTGACTCTGATCCACGGTTTGATGATGATGAGGTGGCAAATGATTAAAAAAACATGGAAAATGCATGTAGCCACAAGAGAGTAAACCATAATTAATTGATACTAAATTGCAAGCATTAAAGGAGAAGATATGCAAAAAAAGTTCCATAACATCAAATAGCCAAACTTCTAAAAATTGTAAAGATAAGTTTACCTGTGGTCATCATTTTCAGTCATGATTGGCTGCTTTTGGAGATTGTTGGCAATATTCCCAGCCACACCAGGTATAGCATTTGGAATATTGGGTTGAACAACATTCACACGGGCTTTAGTTGTCCTGAAGAAGCAAACGTCTTTGATACTATTCACTATATATTTAAGCAAAACAATCTATGAGAAAGTACACATTAGCATTATTTAACCTTTTTCGTTTCCCATCTTGCGCATTTGCAGCTGTGCCAATATTTGAGGTTCCAGAATCAGCTACAGTTATCCTACACACACACATTCTCTTGTGAGTTTAAATTATGTTTGAAGTGCTGACCAATTAGGCAGCATGGTATTCTCCCCATCAACATTGTAAGGCACATACCTGTTCTCAACCTTGTTTATGATATAAACCTCAGCAGTCAAAACATTAGAAGTAAAATCAATCATCCGGGCTAAGTCCTTGTCGCTAGACACTGTGATGAGTGTTTTATTGTTGCCAGGGAGAAAATATTTGATGGACATACCACTTATATCAACATTGAACACACTACTAAGTTCAAACTTAAAAGAATCAAAGCTCATGCCATGAGCTACTTCAAGTGCATGAGCTTCTCCACCAGAATATGTCATAGACCCATCATTGTTATTGACAAATTCACCACCATATTGGCAAATAGCAACTATTCTTCGCTGCTCATCCATGCTGTTCTCTATCTACCTGCATATTAACACACATCAAACATCAGTCAGGCTAAATGCAATAAACAATATGTACTAATAATATAACCATTTCAGTAGAAACCAACACATACTTAATATCCCAAGTTCCCATGTGAGATTGACCATGACTAGCAATAGCATGGAGTATTTTAGCAGCAAAAATTGCTCAGTTACAACATACTAACCTAGCACCCATGACTTAGGACCAACGTAAGCAAATTTAGGATCTTCAAATGAAATTCCAACATATAACAACAGTACTTGCGCAGTAAAAGCAGCATCACCATACCCAAATAAATAATTATGCCACTCAATTTAGTAGGTTTTGCTGCAGGAGATGCATTTCGTAAAGCTAGATTTTGGCACTGTGCAAGCCAGCCTTGTAAAAACTTCcctttctgattttttttagaCTTTTTCAATGATAGAAAAATAGGACAAATTTCTTGCAAAGCTAAGACAAATCTATTCACACTCCGCAAATAGAAAAAGTAGAGGGATCAAGAATCAAAAGCAAAGGCAAATAAATTTCAAAggtaataataaaaagataagTTTTCACTATGGTTCACAATATTTTATTATCTGATAACTCCCGTCACAAATCATTTTTGTGAAATCATCCTTCAAAGTAAGTCAAGCCCAATAGAGATCTTCGCAATCAGAAAAAAAGAAAAGGTAAGAAATCAAGTTTTCCGCAGAACAGTAGATTCATCGATTTCGTGTTCACAAACGGCGAGGAGATGGCAATCAAAGGAGAAGCCACAACCGTGTCACTTAAGACCGAATCGACTACACGAAGAGAGAGATAGAGAAACAAAAAACCTGGGCGCGGGAGGAATCCAGCCGGagaagcggcggcggcggccgcgGCAGCTTGGGTGGGGGGATTTGGTAGATGTACGAAAGAAAGGGGGCTTAGGGCAAAGATCATCATCGGGGGCTACATTTATTGCTTTTGCATTTATCACCTCCTAATTGGTATATGTGTAAATACGCATCATGAAGAGGGTGAAAAGGCAATTCGACTAGCCCTCTTAATTAAATTACAATTTCTCAATTTGGACCCTGTTTTTTCcttttaatataaataaattcgGATAAAGATTGTCAATAGCAggcgaattaaaattaaaacatttccAGTATCAATTTCTCAATTCGATAGATTTATTATAATAGGATAAAAA
Coding sequences within it:
- the LOC122016556 gene encoding uncharacterized protein LOC122016556 isoform X1 produces the protein MDEQRRIVAICQYGGEFVNNNDGSMTYSGGEAHALEVAHGMSFDSFKFELSSVFNVDISGMSIKYFLPGNNKTLITVSSDKDLARMIDFTSNVLTAEVYIINKVENRITVADSGTSNIGTAANAQDGKRKRTTKARVNVVQPNIPNAIPGVAGNIANNLQKQPIMTENDDHRINADGFLIPIVSPTATMDNSRLRIMNCDIVDERATGNILVDPSTPLFTSLVTTEDVRPINSGSHWDTIISGVGQEFDNAKDFRSQLCNYAIGKGFAYKFVKNESSRVTVKCAEETCPWRIHASETSSKLKFIIKKMTDVHTCDGGNGQRKATRQWLTKIIKERLHCSPQSKPKDLVREIYEDFGVNLTYSQVWRGREVAQKELYDSMKETYSQLPWFAERILETNPGSVALLSTSLDSKFRRFFVSFHASLHGFEHGCRPLLFLDRIPLKATNQHKLLVAASVDGNDAVFPVAFAVVEDEHYDSWFWFLVQLKYAVTTSRTITFVSNRQKGLDEAIPRVFEDNCHHSYCLHHLLEEFKNELRKSPWSSQVKDAMIGDFTRAAQACSIEDFNASIESIRNVSPEAAEWVLASKPENWSDAIFKGFRYDHFSSNIVDSFINWIPAKRESSVVHMFDAIIGKLGEIIEERRATCNTWAGPLTPVMEQKLQKEMVKARKLNVLCSSDTVFEVRGNSIFVVNIGSWECTCKRWQISGLPCLHAIAAFNRVEKNVYDYCLRYFRIECYQLAYSESIHVIPNIESIDFFSGASSYPPPTRRPPGRPRRKRFNPNKINTALRLCSRCKIAGHNKATCEAFL
- the LOC122016556 gene encoding uncharacterized protein LOC122016556 isoform X2, which encodes MDEQRRIVAICQYGGEFVNNNDGSMTYSGGEAHALEVAHGMSFDSFKFELSSVFNVDISGMSIKYFLPGNNKTLITVSSDKDLARMIDFTSNVLTAEVYIINKVENRITVADSGTSNIGTAANAQDGKRKRTTKARVNVVQPNIPNAIPGVAGNIANNLQKQPIMTENDDHRLRIMNCDIVDERATGNILVDPSTPLFTSLVTTEDVRPINSGSHWDTIISGVGQEFDNAKDFRSQLCNYAIGKGFAYKFVKNESSRVTVKCAEETCPWRIHASETSSKLKFIIKKMTDVHTCDGGNGQRKATRQWLTKIIKERLHCSPQSKPKDLVREIYEDFGVNLTYSQVWRGREVAQKELYDSMKETYSQLPWFAERILETNPGSVALLSTSLDSKFRRFFVSFHASLHGFEHGCRPLLFLDRIPLKATNQHKLLVAASVDGNDAVFPVAFAVVEDEHYDSWFWFLVQLKYAVTTSRTITFVSNRQKGLDEAIPRVFEDNCHHSYCLHHLLEEFKNELRKSPWSSQVKDAMIGDFTRAAQACSIEDFNASIESIRNVSPEAAEWVLASKPENWSDAIFKGFRYDHFSSNIVDSFINWIPAKRESSVVHMFDAIIGKLGEIIEERRATCNTWAGPLTPVMEQKLQKEMVKARKLNVLCSSDTVFEVRGNSIFVVNIGSWECTCKRWQISGLPCLHAIAAFNRVEKNVYDYCLRYFRIECYQLAYSESIHVIPNIESIDFFSGASSYPPPTRRPPGRPRRKRFNPNKINTALRLCSRCKIAGHNKATCEAFL